Below is a genomic region from Balaenoptera acutorostrata chromosome 9, mBalAcu1.1, whole genome shotgun sequence.
AGCATGTAGGTGtccatgtgtgtgcacacgtatTCAAACATGCATTTTCTAAGGAAAGGGGCATTGCTCTTAGCAATACTTCAAAAGAATTTCTGACCCAGAAAAGGCTCAGAATCGCTGATACTGAGCAAGATCCTTGACCTTCTAGGTAGAAGttgctgtggccttgggcaggtcagGACATGCTGGGTAGTTTTACTTGCAGATGTGTTGGGTGAATGTTTGAGGGTTGGTTGATTGATTTTAATGTTGGCCCTTAGGCCACCAACAGCCCAGGCAGGTCACGTCCAGTGCTCTGTCATGTGTAACCCCAGGCCTCCAGAACCTGCTGGTCCAGGCCACCGTGGCCTGGCCTGCCCTTATCTATAGGCCTGAAATCTGACCTGTCCGCCCTGGAGGTGGAGATCTGCCAGATGCTCTTACCATGAGATGGTTGATCTTGGGCACTCCAGCACCTGGAGCAGCTCACAGGACACCCACCACACCAAAGCTGAGCCACACAGCCAGCATCCAGGGCCACTGAGGCCAAAGGCCCACCTCCACCCACACCCAACTCCCATCATGCTGTCCAAAGGGGCCACCCCGACCCTGGAAGCCCCCTCATCCTGCCCTAAAGGCCCAGCCAGTGGCAACAGGACCCTGGAGGGGACACTTCCTCTCAGAGGCCTCACTGGACTTCAGCCAGCCCAGACATGAGGCCAGGAGCGGAGGAACAGAGGCAGCTGGGTGGCATGCATGGAGACGGGCTTGTCCTGAGAGTGGGGAGCTGCCAGAGTGGCCCAAGTTCTGCTGGGAAGAGGAATAAGGGTGCCAGCCCGCAGGGGGCCCATTTGACCTGCCGTCTACACTGGCAGACACCAGGCTCTGAGAGCCCAGCTGCTGACTCCAATGCTCCCTCTACCTGGGGCTCCCAGGGGCTCCAGACCACTCACCGGTGTGCGCACAGGTGACCGTGGGGGAAACTACAtacgcctcagtttcctcatttgtatgaTGCGAGGATTGAGAGATGGTGTCCGGGAAAGAAAGGGCCTTCCCACCGTCCGGGCCAGGACAGCACTGTGACCCAGGGCTTGGCAGGGGCAGGTGACAAGGGCTTGGGAAGCTGGAGGGGTGGTCAGCCCCCTGCCCGACCCCAGCCCAGGACCCCTGAGGGGTAACAGACAGTGGGAGAGAACTGAAAGGACAAAGGTCAGTGAGCCGGCCATCTCAGacaggctgagcagctgggacCCCTGCAGGGAGGCTGGCCCCCTGCTGAGGGCCCACCCACGTGGACACCACCCCTTAGACCTCCAGCCGAGTGGTCCCCTGGACTCACCCTTCCCTCCAACACCCACAGGTCCCCCCGTTCCAGCACCCACCTCCTGGACATCACTCGGTCATCAATCCTGCCCCGCACTGGCCTCTCCTTTGCTCCCTGCTCACCCCACTCCAGCTCTACGTCCACACAGGAGCCCAGGTAGGAATCTGACCGGTCACTGCCCTGCAAACATCCTTCACTGGCCTGAGGAGCCCGCAGGGTGAAAGGTAAGCAGCTTACAGGGCTGCCCTCCCGGCATCCTCTCATTCAGCTGCCCCAGCACTGCGGCACCTTGGGGCTGTTCCACTCTCCATACCTGTGGTCACATTGCTCCCTCCATCTGGAGCACTGGTCCCACTGCCTCAAGGGCTGTCCTCCAAGAGGCCTTTCCTTGACCTTCTCTGAGACCTCTCAGCCCGCCCTAGGCAGCTCTGCACCTGCCCTGAGCCTCCGCAGATGgccaggcagggcagggagggcccCTCGGAGCCTGGTGCTGACAGGGCACATGGCAGGGCGGTGCCACACGTGAGTCAAGTGCCCAGGGGCCAAGTCCAAAATCCTCTGAAGTGGCTGGATGAGCCAGGCCTAcctacctaacctctctgtgccgtAACCCGGCAGTAAGAGCTCACACCCCACAGGCGAGGGGTCGTGGCGAGGATTTGTAGTTTAACTCGAGTACCTGCCTCCCTTAGGCTGTGAGCTCAACGCGGCAGGTGTCTAATAATCACTGTCTGCTGCCAGACACAGGGCTTCCCAGGGACAAGAGGCAGAGGCCCAAGGGGGCAGGGCCTGCAGACGGCCGTGGACCTCAGCCCCAAGCCCCGCTGGcctccctgacccccagcccctcacagtacacccactgctgggcaggTCTCACGAGCATCTCCTCCCCTCTACAGCTCACCTAGACTCTGCTCCCAGGAAGCCCCCGGACTCAACTGGCACTGCCTCCACTGACGGAGCCCTTTCTGCCCATCAGATGGTCCCACGTGGCCAGGGGCCCTTGGGATGTGGGTGCTCCCAGAAGGGGTTCAGCAGGATCTGAAAGAATGGTGGGGCTGAGGTTTGGCCCAAGTGTTGGGGGGGGCGCTTGGGACAAAGTTTCTACCGAGGTCTACAGTCAAAATGAGATCTGCCATCACCCAGATATCAGATGCAAAAGGTCACGGGCCCTAGGCAAGCCCAGGTCTGCCCAGGGCCTTCCCAGGTGAGCTCCCCCTGCACAGGTGAGCGCCTTCCCTCATTCTTCAGACCACGGGCCCTTTCTCAGCCTGCAGATGGAGGCTTCACAACACCTCCTTCAAGGGACTTTCTCTGACTACCTCCTAAGTTAAATCAGGGTCCCCTACTAGTCCCCCCTTCAGCACCTGCCCACTACCCTCACAGCTTGACTGTCAATGAGGCCTGGCCCTGGGAAAAGCAGGAATTCAAAATGAAGGAGACAGACATGAACCAGAAGTGTTTATTACAGAAATCTGGCCCTAAGTTCCAACTGCGTAGCCCCAGCTGAGGCTAGGCTGGCGCCCTCTGCCCAGGGCTGGGCAGATGAAATAGGAACGAATAGAAGGAGTACATCTGGGACCGAGGCCTCAGAGCTGTGAGATGATGTTGGAGGCCAGACTGCAGGTGAGGCCCGTGCCATCTGGCTCCACGTTCAGGGACTTCACGATGCCATCCTCTATCACCATGGAGAACCTGCCAGAAAGAAGGGCCGGGCCAGTTGCAACAGCCTGGGCCTGGAGGCTGGAAAGGGAGACAGGCAGGGTAGCAGGGGAACCGTACAGGAAACCCTCCTCCTTTTACCTCTTCAGCCGTCGATTCCCAAAGAGGGACACCAGTGAATCATCTAGTAACAAATCTGTCTCCTGAAAGGAGAAGCAAAGGAAAGGTCAGGAACTCCCAGACCTGGCTGGTCCCCACACTGGCCATGTCCCTCCAAGTCCCTGCTTCCAAGATGGAGGCTAGGGGGGCGGGTGCACTCACCTTTCCAAAGGCCCCAGTGGGGTCGGCCAGGAGCCGAACCTAAAGAGAAAGTAAGGTCACAAGAAAAATCTCCTGCTTGGCCCCTGATCCCCCGCAGGACCAACACCTCACCTTGCCTTCTGTGTTGTGCGCTCGTCCCCACTCTTCAGTCACAAAGACATCATTAACGCTCAGACATGCCACCACCTCGATCCCCTTGGCCTTCAGAGTGCCAGCCTGCTCCACGTACCCTGGCAGGTGGGTCTGGGGAGGGGAAACAAAGAATCAGAAGATGGATAATTGCCTCTGCTCCTCAGCCTACCCTTCATCTCTAGGCCCTCCTCACTTCCCTACTTCAACAGCTCTGATCAGACAATGAGAACTGTGTAAGCCACAGTTCCTTTTTGCCTTGGCCACTAGGAAGCTCGGATCCAAACTTAAGTGTTCCTTGGACAAGACCGTGAGCTTCCCATGGGCAGGACTATGTCTCATTCACCCAAGTCCCACGTTCCTTCCACAGTGCCTGTCACCCAGCAGGATCAATGAGAGGTGTTGGATTTCATTGCATCACCTTTTCTCCTAATTCCCGGTACCTGTTCAGAGCctcaacttattttttaaaaacccaataaCGGTTTTTTAACTGTCACATCATCTACATCATCTTGGTACAAGCTACCCCAGGACTATGTAAAGGACTAATGAACAATACAAACATGTACACAAGATCCCAATTGCTGAGCCCCAGAAGGGCAGCCCTCACCTTGGAACAGCCAGGGGTAAAGGCCCCAGGGACTCCAAAGAGCACCCCCTTCTTGCCCTTGAACAGCTCTGCCAGGTTCACCTTGTTCCCAGGCTTCCCTTCGAATACCACCACCGATGGGATGGCATCTCCCACCTAGAGGGAATGACACCAAGGTAAGGAGTGAGGGGAGGGTGCAGGAGGCCAAGGCCAGGGCAGCAGCGGGTGGTGGATGGCGCACAAAGGGCCAAGTAGCCCTGCCTGGTCCGGTGGAGCCAGGGTTGACACCCAGCAGGAAAGTCCAACCCTGTCAGAGCTTCCAGAGGTCGCTCCCCAGCAACCACCTGGTTACCCCACATCCTCCAGGTTTCAAGGTGGCCCTATTCCTCTTAAGGGCCAGTTGGTGACAACAGAAAACGGGAGAGGCCTCTCCAGGTGTCGCAAGAGGTTGAGTAAACAAGCTGAGTTACAGGAAAGGACTGGGGTAgatgggcaggaggaggaggggaggaggaggccctGACAACACGGAGGGAGGGGATCCCGACCACGGCTGGGTTTCCCAccctcaaaaagagaaaaagggaaggcaGCAGAAGGTGGGAAAGTTGGCGAGTGGGGTGCAGGTTCCTACATCCAGAGGGTAGAGAATAAAAGAAGGAATCCCTTGAAGGGGGAGGGATCAGTCTACCTGGGAGTGTGTGAGGGCTTCATGGGGCCAGAGAAGGTAGAGAAAAGGGGGGAAAGTCAGGGGTGAGGGGAGTGCCTCTGAGAAACCCAGCAGTTGGTTGTAGGATGAAGCAGAAGGAGGGGGGAGATCTCAAAAGACTGTGGGGCAAAGGGGACTCCCAAGGAGCTGGGGATGGTTCCAGAAGATGAGAAGGGTGAAAAACTCAGAAGTGTGGGAATTGGCCACGAGTGGAGTGCAATGGGGGCGGGAAGGTATGGAGGAGGGCACGTACGGGGATTGAAAAGGGTAAAGGAGATGATTCCATAAGGTGGGGGAAGCCATGCTACTCAATCAATCTCCTGAAAATGGTGAAGACTCAACACAGGTGTCCCAAGGTGGATGCGGAAGGGAGACGAGGGGAAGGCCCAAAAGCCTTGACTGTCCCAGTAGATGGGGCACAAGGCCCCTAAAACTGGCGACAACGTTGCAGCCACAGGGTCTTGATGAAGGGATGAGGGGGGACAGACGGCGGGAGGAGCCTCTAGGGCAGCGGGGAGGGGTCCGGAGGGTAAGAAAGAGGGTGACTCTCCCCCAGACAAGCGGGACGAAGGGGCTTGGGCAAACAGGCGGGGTGCCGGGGGGGCCGCGAAGAGGTCCGGCCTGGCTGGGCCAACGGTCACCTTGATCGGGGCCATGCCTACAGCAGCGCTTCTGAAACCTCGGACCCCGCCAAGCGTCCACTCTAGGCCTCCTTTCACGCACCCTCCAGCTcccgctgctgccgctgccgcaCACTCAACGACGGCCACCCGAGAGACCGCCGAGCCCGCTCTACTGCCCAGGGTGCACAGCCACGCCAGCGGCATACCGGGCCTCGAAGCCACAATTGCCCCGCCCCTGCCTCACGGCTAAGGTAGAAGGCTGGGAGGGACAAAGGTGCTACCACGCAATCCTGCGAAAGGCGGAGCAAAAGGCGGGGCGTAGGTCGCCCCGGCCCACTCCGAGGTGCCTCCACTGCGCAGGCGCTCAGGGCAGAGTCTTCGACACGGCTCAGCTCATCTGCATTAGGGACTGGATCACTTGCGCACTTGCAAATGGGCGGAGCTGTCGGCTGCTGCGCAGCTTATTTGCATGCAAGGATAGGGTGCTGCTGTTTTGATTGGCATAATTTACGGATTGGGGCAGTATTTCCGTTCCTTAACCGAGGAACGATGGTGTCAGGCGCCTGTGTAGGAGTAAAGCATATTTACTTTGCATTCCACGAAGGCCCCTGCATTGCAGCTGTTTTACATATTTGCATTGTACACAACTTGTAGCAATTTGAGGTTTGCCTCAGCCAAAACCACTAGGCCTGCGCCGTAGCAATCTCCTGCCAAAACGCTTCCGGTAGCAGCGCTTGATCCCATCCGACCTCCGCCCCGGCGAGCACGGGAAGTTTAGTAAGTTCGCCGTTTCCGCTCCTCCCAGCTGTCCAATAGGATAGAGCGGAGCAGCCCCGGAAATGACGCCAGGGGAATCTGGCCTCCTTCCGGTTCCGGCTTTGCGAGAGCGCGTAGCGTCGACATGAAGCTCCTCACCCACAACCTGCTGAGCTCGCATGTGCGGGGGGTGGGGCCCCGTGGCTTCCCCCTGCGCCTCCAGGTACCGGCCGGGGGCGATCTTGGGCCCCTCTCCTGGGGGCGGCGGTAGGAGAACCAAGATCTGGTCCCTGCCTAACTAAATCTCTCCACCGCGCAGGCCACCGAGGTCCGCATCAGCCCTGTGGAGTTCAACCCCGACTTCGTAGCTCGTATGATACCCAAAGTGGAGTGGGCGGCGCTTCTGGAGGCTGCCGACACCGTGAGGGCCCTCGTTTTCTCCCGTGCAcaccttggggggggggggtggtctcaCCGCAGCCCTTTACACCAGGCCAGGGAGCCTGGCCTCAGGGCGAGTGACGGGGATACCCAGAGATGATTTAGGCCTCTTGCCCGCAGTTGCATCTGGTCGAGGTGCCCAAAGAGCCGATTCAGGGATATGAGCATGACGAGAGCTTTCTGAGACAGATGCATCACGTTCTGCTGGAGGTGAGAACCGGCCCATTACTTGCTTCCTGGCCATACACCCACACCTGGAGGCTGTCAGTGCTCAGCTCTCTTCCCCTCTTCCCGCAGGTGGATGTGTTGGAGGGCACCCTGCAGTGCCCAGAGTCGGGACGTCTGTTCCCCATCAGCCGTGGGATCCCCAACATGCTGCTGagtgatgaggaaactgagacttaaaagCGTGCCAGGCCCGTTTTTCATTTTGTGAGCGTGTGTATCTTTGTTTACGTATATCCTGTTTGCTACTTCTATCCTGTGTATCCCCAACCCTTGGTCCAGTGACACACCAAACACAGGGTGTTCTTGAGCTCggtattatattttttttctcattaaaggTTCAAAACCAAAAGCGGTTTCTCTTTGCAgcaaatatacattaaaatagagTCTCTGTACAGCCGAGGGCTCTGGGCCCTGGCTTGCCCCATGTCCCTGCGCCTCCCTGGCCaaacccaaaaataaatatagtgtTATTGCTCTGCAGGGCATAGAGACAGTGCTCTCCCTACCCCGTGAGGAGGCTGGGTGGGAGCTGATGGGGGCGCCCTGGCCACCCCAGGGGCCCAGGGGCTGGAGCCTGCTTGGAGTTATTGCTTCAAGGGGGGGGGCAGTAATGCCCAATGCAAATGATGAGGAAAGGAGCGAAGGGAGCAGGGGCCTTTGCTCTCCAAATCCCTCTCTGTTCTGGAGAGGAAGTCGGATTAAGCAGCAGCAAAAGCATCACCCACTGGGAGACTGTGGCCtccactcccttccctccctgagATCAGgcttctgccccccacccccaccccacccccacacgcgcacacacacacacgtccccTACAGCCCCCTATGGCTTCCGCAAGGCCCCCTACACCCTGGGGGCACGTTATGGCTTGCGAGGGGCAGCACTGTGCCCAGATCCTGGGCATGCACGTTCCCAGCTTCTGACACCCccctgggaggggggaggggagggcgtaGGGCCTGCTCCGGCTGATGGTGTTGCCCTGGCCCTGCCAGCAGGCTGTGGCACTGCCcagaccccagctctgccccactGGGGCTGACCCCGTGCTGGGCGGGTCCTGCCAGCACCCCCACCCGTGCCCAGCCCTCGCCTCAGTCCATCATGGCCTCAAGCATCTCCAGGAACAGCTTGTGCATGGGCACCTTGCCCTCCAGCTTCACCCCATAGAAATGGGCCAGCACTTTGCCTGCCGTCTGGCGAAGGAGCGGTAGTGTAAGCAGCAGCCTGCCTGCCCGCCTCCGCTCAGCACCCCCTCCGGGGCCCGCCCGACCAGCTTCATACTCCAGCAGGGCCTCGTGTAGCGCTTCTCGAAGCTGCTCCACAGCCTCAGCATCTTCAATGTGCACAGAGTCTGCAAGGAAAGGCAAGAGAGCTGTTGACACGGGCCATCTCCAGAAAGGGCAGAGCCACATCTGCCTGGGCACTGCTGGATGGGTCCCAACCAGGAGCCAGACAAGGATTTGCTGAAGCACCACCCACTGCCCCTGCCCATGAGCCAGGGCCCACCCTTTCTCCCTCGGCTATGGCCACCTCCCGTCCCCATCACCTTTTCTCTCACTAAATGGTTCACCTTTCCACAAAAGTATGGACACTGGGGCTCAAAATGCTGCGTGCAGTTCTTGGACCTGTCCTTGCCTGGCCTTGTGACTTTCAGGAAGTCACTGTTCTTCCCCTAAGCTACAGTtttccttgtctgcaaaatgggaCTGTGCCACCATCAGAGTTAAAAACCAGAGGGCCTTATAAAGAGACCTGTCGCACTTGGCCAGGCTCACCTGAGTTGGCGAGGGCCAGGGCCTTCAGCAGGACGTACTCCTCGCGCTCCAGCCGCAGGGCCTGCAGTCGCCGCACCAGCTGCAACAGGGCAGCCCCCAGTTCCCCCAGGCCAGCTGCTCGAGCCCCCTCTTCATCCAGGACCAGGTCCTCGGCGAAGGCCAGCTCATCCTGCAGTGGCAGTGAGCGCTGGGCCACGCCCAGCACCAGGACCTCCATCCACACGCTCTGCAGAACTGACATCTGGTCAGACAGCGACAGTGACGAGAAACCTGGAGGGCAGTGGGGGGCAGAGCTGGCTGAGCAAGCGTACCAGAGCAGGCATGGCCCGGCCtacccagggaagccccacatcgcCTGGGCCCTTTACCTGGGATGCTCTTGGCCCAGCTGATGGTGACCACGATCTCTCGGTCAAAGAGGTCACAGAGGGTAGCCACGGCTGGGAGGTGTCCGTCAGGGCCCGCTGGGTCGGGCATGGCATACAGCTTCTCAGGCTCAACCACCAGCAGGTGGGACACCAGTGCATTCACCGGGGCTGCAGTGATAGTTGGAAGAGGCACTCGAATTCATCACCTTGCCAGCCCTTCAGGGTCAAGCATCTTCCCAGAGTCAGTCCCCCTGTGGCCTTCCTCAATAGCCACTGGCCAGCCAGGCTCAGACACCTCTCTCCGGGAAGGGCCGCACTATCTCCTAGGGAAAGCGTCTGTTTGCGGACAGGTTCTGAGCGTTAGAAAACCTTCCCTGCTCCCAGCTGTACTGCTCGAGGCCTGACATAGAAAAGGGTATTTTTGTAAATACTTCTTGGGGGAAATGAGTAAACGAATAGATGAAGGGAAGATTTGGGTCCCAGTGCCCAAGATAACGATTATCCCGGGTGAATGACGTCAGCCAGGTCTCCCATGTCCGAGCTCCACCCCAACCCCAGAGCCCCCAAAGACCCCACTGTGCTCTCACCTGTTTTCCGAGGGCCTCCAGCTACTGCCAGAGGTCCAGCAGGAAAGGGGCCTGGGAAGGGCAGCGGGTCCACCTCTGGCCGCCGCTTGTACTTCTGTCGCCCACCCCGGACACGGTCCAGACGTACCCCTTGAATTGTAGGACAGGGCTGTGTTCATGGGGCTGGGGCTGGCCTGCTCTCCAGAGCCCACCTGCCCAGCCCAGTCTGCCAGAACTTCTCAGGCCTTGCCCAGCCCGACCCCATGCGCCCAGCGCCCCCGCCTTGCCCAGGCCCCCGCCAGCGCTCACCCTCCTTGAGCATGCCCACCCGCAGGCACTTGGTGAAGCGACAGGCCTGGCAGGCCTTGCGTCTCCGCTTGGTGATCTCGCACTCGTTGGAAGCCGGACAGCTGTACTCGATGCTCCCTGCCAGGAAGAGGCAGGGCTCCAGTGGCGGCCTCCCAGGGCCCAGAGGAGGCCCAGCGGACAGGAGTGCCCTGACTCACCCCAGGTAAGCACAGGTCTGGGGAGAGCAGGAGTGCTGTGAATGGGGCAAGGAAGCCCGAGCACTGAAGGGAAAGGCCACTGGGCTAGGGGCCCCAGCCTgggccagggaggggctgggaccaGAGGAGTCGGGCTGCACCTGGCCCAAGCTTCTTGTCAAGTCACGTTTCTGGGCTGTGCTGCTCTCATCAAGGGCCACAGCGGCCTCCACATTGCTACATCAAGCGGTCAGTTTTCATCCTTATGTCATTTGGCCCAATGGAGCATCTAATGCCATTGATCCCTCCTAGAaacacttttcttcttttgtttctaggACACCACACTCCCGGCTTTCCTCCCACCTCACTGCCACCTTGTGGCTTCTGTGCATCGGCCCACGCTCCTTCCATTGAAGACCCCTAGGGTGGCCCTCCGACCTGTCTCCACTGACTCACTCCAATTGTGACCTCACCAAGTCGTGGGCTTTCAAATCTCTGTCTCTGGCCTAGACCAGCCTGAACTCTAGACGTATCCCACTGCCTCCTCCTGCGTGCCTGGAAGACACTACAAACTTAACCAGTTCTAGATGGAGCCCCCAACCTACCCCTCCAAAACCTGCAACCCCATTTGTCCAGCTGCTCAAGCAGAAATCTAGGAGACATTTTTAATTCCTCTCTCACACCCCAAACCCAACCCACTGACAGATCCTGGTGGGCTTCACCTCCTAATGTGTCCAGAAGCGCCCCTCTTCTGCCCCTGGCAACTGTTTCTACCCTTGACCAGAGTCACTGTCACCTCCCCTCCTGCTCTGTCTTTGCCTCCTTCGGTCACTGTCAACACAGAGGCATCCTATTAAACCTAAGACAGGGagttccctagcggtccagtggtgcATTTCTCCTCACAGCCTGCTTTCTCCTACACCCTACCTGGGCTTCTTCAGCTCAAGACACCTCTTCAGGGAGGCACTCTAGAGCCCCAGACCCAGCCAGGTTCCCTGGCACACACCCTGCTCCTCGCCCTCCAGCACTCACCACAGCTGTACTGTAACAACTGTGTGCGCTTCattgtttcctctctctctcgcCTCTGCTGGAATGTAAACTGCTTGAGGACAGGAGCGATCCTGCCTTAGTCCCCGCTATGCCCCCACACCTGGAACAGTGGTCAGGACAGCAGAGCACAAGTTTGTGAAGAGCAAGGATCCTGGAGGCAGCCACTTACCAacggtgtgaccttgggcaagtcccacACCTAAGCCCTCGAaccctcagttttcccatctgtaaaactgggatgATTAAAAATTACttctgggcttccccggtggcgcagtggttaagaatctgcctgccaacgcagcggacacgggttcgagccctggtccaggaagatcccacatgcggcggagcagctaagcccgtgcgccacaactactgagcctgtgctctacagcccacgagccacaactactgagctcacacgccacAACTgccaaagcccgtgcacctagagcccatgctccgcaacaagagaagccaccgcaatgagaagcccgagcactgcaatgaagagtagtccccgctcgccgcaactagagaaagcccgcgcatagcaacgaagacccaacgcagccaaaaataataaacaaataaaataaataaatataaaactttataaaaaaaaactacTTCTTACAAAGGTGAGTTGTGAGAACTAAATGGGAAAATCAAGGTAAGACATTTAACACAGCTCACAGCAcctaaatgctcaataaatgatcaCTATTTATGGCTAgtg
It encodes:
- the PRDX5 gene encoding peroxiredoxin-5, mitochondrial; protein product: MPLAWLCTLGSRAGSAVSRVAVVECAAAAAAGAGGCVKGGLEWTLGGVRGFRSAAVGMAPIKVGDAIPSVVVFEGKPGNKVNLAELFKGKKGVLFGVPGAFTPGCSKTHLPGYVEQAGTLKAKGIEVVACLSVNDVFVTEEWGRAHNTEGKVRLLADPTGAFGKETDLLLDDSLVSLFGNRRLKRFSMVIEDGIVKSLNVEPDGTGLTCSLASNIISQL
- the TRMT112 gene encoding multifunctional methyltransferase subunit TRM112-like protein, which translates into the protein MKLLTHNLLSSHVRGVGPRGFPLRLQATEVRISPVEFNPDFVARMIPKVEWAALLEAADTLHLVEVPKEPIQGYEHDESFLRQMHHVLLEVDVLEGTLQCPESGRLFPISRGIPNMLLSDEETET
- the ESRRA gene encoding steroid hormone receptor ERR1; amino-acid sequence: MSSQVVGIEPLYIKAEPASPDSPKGSSETETEPPVALAPGPAPTRCLPGHKEEEDGEGAGPGEQGGGKLVLSSLPKRLCLVCGDVASGYHYGVASCEACKAFFKRTIQGSIEYSCPASNECEITKRRRKACQACRFTKCLRVGMLKEGVRLDRVRGGRQKYKRRPEVDPLPFPGPFPAGPLAVAGGPRKTAPVNALVSHLLVVEPEKLYAMPDPAGPDGHLPAVATLCDLFDREIVVTISWAKSIPGFSSLSLSDQMSVLQSVWMEVLVLGVAQRSLPLQDELAFAEDLVLDEEGARAAGLGELGAALLQLVRRLQALRLEREEYVLLKALALANSDSVHIEDAEAVEQLREALHEALLEYEAGRAGPGGGAERRRAGRLLLTLPLLRQTAGKVLAHFYGVKLEGKVPMHKLFLEMLEAMMD